In one Parageobacillus genomosp. 1 genomic region, the following are encoded:
- the smc gene encoding chromosome segregation protein SMC gives MFLKRLDIIGFKSFADRVSIEFVPGVTAVVGPNGSGKSNITDAIRWVLGEQSAKSLRGAKMEDIIFAGSDSRKPLNVAEVTITLDNEDQFLPLDYQEVSITRRVYRSGESEFFINKQPCRLKDIVDLLMDSGLGKEAFSIIGQGRVEEILSSKPEERRTIFEEAAGVLKYKIRKKKAETKLAETQENLHRVSDILHELEQQLEPLKMQASIAKDYLEKRDELERFEVALMVHDIEQLYGQWTSLKQQLEQHQNEEIELSSTLQKAEADIEQLRDHITALDESIDGLQQVLLVASEELEKLEGKKEVLKERKKNAAQYQKQLEEAIASLAEKKERIEQALNREQTQLAELQTAASKLQAELKEKQASLSAYDVNIEEKIEQLKSDYIELVHEQAALKNERAHLQTLLEKLRAKQAALAEANGKYLDERKKLRQQYAVLDEKRVQLEKVLEQAEALLRQKTNEMAVLKSDLEKKEAMLYQAYQYLQQTKSRKELLEEMQQDYAGFFQGVKEVLKARAQFPGVHGAVVELIQVPDRYETAIEIALGGAMQHIVVENEEVARKAIHYLKANAYGRATFLPMNVIQAKTVPAEQLALVKSHPAFVGIASELIHYENIYHSAIANLLGNVIITTDLKGANELARLLHYRYRLVTLDGDVVSPGGAMTGGGVAKKANSLLSRNRELETIAAKLREMEEKTEQLEQFVQAKKKQIQQEETNLAALREQIEEQRFALQDVKGELRELQLQEKNMNERLALYDHEKANDEQEAKQMTERLAVIREQLDHLEGKLREMDEEINKLQTQKQTEQTSKEALQTAMTEQKIALAETQQRLKNAQEKVEQLTSELADTKKQLQTAKQELAVLIEEMNSSHSSEEELEELRNKKLEDKQKTVDLIASRREQRLQYQAQLEHLEREWKEKKRQHKQLADIVKDEEVKLNRLDVELENLLARLREEYTLSFEAAKAAYPLTVDVQEARKRVKLIKLAIEELGTVNLGAIDEYERVSERYQFLSEQKADLQQAKETLHQVIDEMDQEMKKRFLSTFEQIRAHFGDVFCQLFGGGNADLRLTDPNDLLETGIDIVAQPPGKKLQHLSLLSGGERALTAIALLFSILKVRPVPFCVLDEVEAALDEANVYRYAQYLKQFSNQTQFIVITHRKGTMEEADVLYGVTMQESGVSKLVSVRLEDSKQLVKS, from the coding sequence ATGTTCCTCAAACGTTTAGATATTATCGGATTTAAATCGTTTGCCGATCGCGTATCGATCGAATTTGTTCCCGGAGTGACGGCGGTTGTCGGTCCAAACGGGAGCGGAAAAAGCAACATTACCGATGCGATCCGCTGGGTGCTTGGCGAACAGTCCGCAAAATCATTGCGCGGGGCGAAGATGGAAGATATTATTTTTGCCGGCAGCGATTCGCGCAAACCGCTTAATGTTGCGGAAGTGACGATCACTCTTGATAATGAAGACCAGTTTCTGCCGCTTGATTATCAAGAAGTGAGCATTACGCGCCGGGTGTATCGTTCAGGAGAAAGCGAATTTTTTATTAATAAGCAGCCTTGCCGTTTAAAAGATATTGTCGATTTATTGATGGATTCCGGGCTTGGAAAAGAAGCGTTTTCGATTATCGGCCAAGGCCGAGTCGAAGAAATTTTAAGCAGCAAGCCGGAAGAACGGCGCACGATTTTTGAAGAGGCAGCCGGCGTGCTAAAGTATAAAATCCGTAAGAAAAAGGCAGAAACAAAGCTTGCCGAAACGCAGGAAAACTTGCATCGCGTCAGCGACATTTTACACGAACTTGAACAGCAGCTTGAGCCGCTGAAAATGCAGGCGTCGATCGCGAAAGACTATTTGGAAAAACGCGATGAGCTGGAACGGTTTGAAGTCGCGCTGATGGTGCATGATATTGAGCAGCTTTATGGGCAGTGGACATCGCTAAAACAGCAGCTTGAGCAGCATCAAAACGAAGAAATCGAGCTCTCTAGCACGCTGCAAAAAGCGGAAGCGGACATCGAACAGCTCCGCGACCACATTACCGCGCTCGATGAATCAATTGACGGGCTGCAGCAAGTGCTGCTTGTCGCGAGCGAGGAATTAGAAAAACTTGAAGGAAAGAAAGAAGTGTTAAAAGAGCGCAAGAAAAATGCGGCCCAATACCAGAAACAGCTCGAAGAGGCGATTGCCTCCCTTGCCGAGAAAAAGGAACGCATCGAACAAGCATTAAACCGCGAACAGACGCAGCTTGCCGAGCTGCAAACGGCAGCGTCCAAGCTGCAGGCCGAACTAAAGGAAAAACAAGCTTCCCTTTCGGCCTATGATGTGAATATTGAAGAAAAAATCGAACAATTAAAAAGCGATTATATTGAATTAGTCCATGAACAAGCCGCCTTAAAAAACGAGCGCGCCCATCTGCAAACTCTGCTGGAAAAGCTGCGGGCCAAACAAGCGGCTCTTGCCGAAGCAAACGGCAAATATTTGGACGAACGCAAAAAGCTGCGGCAGCAATATGCGGTGCTAGACGAAAAACGGGTACAGCTTGAGAAAGTGCTCGAGCAGGCGGAAGCGCTGCTAAGGCAAAAAACAAACGAAATGGCGGTGCTGAAGTCCGATTTGGAAAAGAAAGAAGCGATGCTGTACCAAGCGTACCAATATTTGCAGCAGACAAAGTCGAGAAAAGAACTGCTTGAGGAAATGCAGCAAGACTATGCGGGATTTTTCCAAGGGGTAAAAGAAGTGTTAAAAGCGCGCGCGCAGTTCCCGGGAGTTCATGGTGCAGTGGTGGAGCTGATCCAAGTTCCCGACCGCTACGAAACAGCGATCGAAATTGCGCTTGGCGGCGCGATGCAGCATATTGTCGTCGAAAATGAAGAAGTGGCGCGCAAGGCGATTCACTATTTAAAAGCCAATGCGTACGGCCGTGCGACTTTTTTGCCGATGAATGTCATACAGGCGAAAACGGTTCCGGCCGAACAGCTTGCCTTGGTGAAAAGCCATCCGGCATTTGTCGGAATCGCCAGCGAGCTGATTCATTATGAAAACATCTACCATTCTGCCATCGCTAACTTGCTTGGAAACGTCATCATTACGACCGACTTAAAAGGAGCGAATGAATTGGCGCGCCTGCTTCACTATCGCTACCGCCTTGTCACGCTCGATGGCGATGTCGTCAGCCCCGGCGGCGCGATGACTGGCGGCGGCGTTGCGAAAAAGGCGAATTCGCTGTTAAGCCGAAATCGCGAGCTGGAGACGATTGCGGCGAAATTGCGCGAAATGGAGGAAAAAACGGAGCAGCTCGAACAGTTTGTGCAAGCGAAAAAGAAACAAATTCAACAGGAAGAAACGAATTTGGCCGCGCTCCGTGAGCAAATAGAAGAGCAGCGTTTTGCGCTTCAGGACGTAAAAGGCGAATTGCGCGAACTGCAATTGCAAGAAAAAAATATGAACGAACGCCTCGCCCTTTATGACCATGAAAAAGCGAATGATGAACAAGAAGCAAAACAGATGACAGAGCGGCTCGCCGTCATCAGAGAGCAGCTTGACCATCTTGAAGGGAAACTGCGGGAAATGGATGAGGAAATCAATAAGCTGCAAACGCAAAAGCAAACGGAACAAACGTCAAAAGAAGCGTTGCAGACGGCGATGACCGAGCAAAAAATCGCCCTTGCCGAAACGCAGCAGCGGTTGAAAAACGCGCAAGAAAAAGTAGAGCAGCTTACCAGTGAGCTTGCCGATACGAAAAAGCAGCTGCAGACGGCCAAGCAAGAACTTGCCGTTTTAATAGAGGAGATGAATTCCAGTCATTCTAGCGAAGAAGAATTAGAAGAATTGCGGAACAAAAAGCTAGAGGATAAGCAAAAAACGGTCGATCTCATCGCAAGCCGCCGCGAACAGCGACTTCAGTACCAGGCACAGCTAGAACATTTAGAGCGGGAATGGAAGGAAAAGAAGCGGCAGCATAAACAGCTCGCCGATATCGTGAAAGATGAGGAAGTAAAGCTAAACCGCCTCGATGTCGAGCTCGAAAATTTATTAGCCCGCCTTCGCGAAGAATATACCCTTTCGTTCGAAGCGGCGAAAGCAGCCTATCCGTTGACAGTCGATGTCCAGGAAGCACGCAAACGAGTTAAGTTAATCAAGCTGGCGATCGAAGAGCTCGGCACGGTAAATTTAGGCGCGATTGATGAATATGAGCGGGTATCGGAGCGCTATCAGTTTTTAAGCGAACAAAAAGCCGATTTGCAGCAGGCAAAAGAAACGCTCCATCAAGTGATCGACGAGATGGACCAAGAGATGAAAAAACGGTTTTTATCAACGTTTGAACAAATTCGCGCCCATTTTGGCGACGTCTTCTGCCAGCTGTTTGGCGGCGGCAATGCCGATTTGCGCCTGACCGATCCAAATGATTTGCTTGAGACCGGCATTGATATTGTCGCACAGCCGCCAGGGAAAAAGCTGCAGCATTTAAGTCTGCTTTCCGGCGGGGAACGGGCGCTGACAGCCATCGCCTTGCTGTTTTCCATTTTAAAAGTGCGCCCGGTGCCGTTCTGCGTGCTCGACGAGGTCGAAGCGGCGCTCGATGAGGCGAACGTGTATCGCTATGCGCAATATTTAAAACAGTTCAGCAACCAGACGCAATTTATCGTCATCACCCATCGAAAAGGCACGATGGAAGAGGCGGATGTGCTGTATGGGGTGACGATGCAAGAATCGGGCGTGTCGAAGCTCGTTTCCGTCCGTTTGGAAGATTCGAAACAACTCGTTAAGTCATGA
- a CDS encoding putative DNA-binding protein: MLEKTTRMNYLYDFYQALLTPKQRSYMSLYYLDDYSLGEIAEQYEVSRQAVYDNIKRTEAMLEEYEQKLALFQKFQKRKQLMNQLKEYILQKYGKDQPLLDLIQQLEELE, translated from the coding sequence ATGCTCGAAAAAACGACGCGAATGAATTATTTGTATGATTTTTATCAGGCGTTGCTGACGCCAAAACAGCGCAGCTATATGTCGCTTTACTACTTAGATGATTACTCCCTCGGCGAAATTGCAGAGCAGTATGAAGTCAGCCGCCAGGCTGTTTATGATAATATCAAAAGAACGGAAGCAATGCTAGAAGAATACGAGCAAAAATTGGCGCTCTTTCAGAAGTTTCAAAAACGAAAGCAGCTTATGAATCAATTAAAAGAATATATTTTACAAAAATACGGGAAAGATCAGCCGCTTTTGGATCTTATTCAACAACTAGAGGAATTAGAATAA
- the ffh gene encoding signal recognition particle protein has product MPFEGLSERLQNVMNKIRGKGKVTEADVKEMMREVRLALLEADVNFKVVKDFVKRVSERAVGQEVLKSLTPGQQVIKVVKEELTELMGGEQSKIAVASRPPTVVMMVGLQGAGKTTTTGKLANLLRKRYNRKPLLVAADIYRPAAIKQLETLGKQLNMPVFSLGDQVSPVEIAKQALEKAKEEHYDYVLIDTAGRLHVDEALMDELKQMKEAAKPDEIFLVVDAMTGQDAVNVAQSFHEQLGITGVILTKLDGDTRGGAALSIRAVTNTPIKFVGMGEKLDALEPFHPERMASRILGMGDVLTLIEKAQAAVDEEKAKELEQKMRTATFTLDDFLEQLGQVRKLGPLDEILKMLPGANKIKGLNNIQIDEKQISRVEAIIRSMTKEEKMHPEIINGSRKKRIAKGSGTSVQEVNRLLKQFDEMKKMMKMMTNMPKGKKRGFKFPFM; this is encoded by the coding sequence ATGCCGTTTGAAGGGTTATCGGAACGTTTGCAAAACGTGATGAACAAAATCCGCGGCAAAGGAAAAGTAACGGAGGCGGATGTTAAGGAAATGATGCGCGAAGTTCGCCTTGCCCTTCTCGAAGCGGACGTAAACTTTAAAGTCGTCAAAGACTTTGTCAAGCGGGTCAGCGAACGCGCAGTCGGGCAGGAAGTGTTAAAAAGCCTGACACCAGGACAGCAAGTCATTAAAGTTGTCAAAGAAGAGCTGACCGAGCTGATGGGCGGCGAACAAAGCAAAATTGCCGTCGCCAGCCGTCCGCCGACCGTTGTGATGATGGTTGGGTTGCAAGGTGCCGGAAAGACGACGACAACGGGAAAATTAGCGAATTTGCTGCGAAAACGGTACAATCGCAAGCCGCTTTTAGTCGCGGCCGATATTTATCGTCCGGCGGCAATTAAACAGCTTGAAACGCTCGGAAAACAGCTCAATATGCCGGTTTTCTCTTTAGGCGATCAGGTCAGTCCGGTGGAAATCGCCAAACAGGCGCTCGAAAAAGCAAAAGAAGAACATTACGATTACGTGCTCATTGACACCGCCGGCCGCCTTCATGTTGACGAGGCGTTAATGGATGAGTTAAAACAGATGAAAGAAGCAGCAAAGCCGGATGAAATTTTCCTCGTCGTCGATGCGATGACCGGTCAAGACGCGGTAAACGTCGCGCAAAGCTTCCATGAACAGCTCGGCATTACCGGCGTCATTTTAACAAAGCTCGACGGCGACACGCGCGGCGGGGCGGCGCTGTCGATTCGGGCGGTTACGAACACACCGATCAAATTCGTCGGGATGGGCGAAAAGTTAGACGCGCTCGAGCCGTTTCATCCGGAGCGCATGGCTTCGCGCATTTTAGGAATGGGCGATGTATTGACCCTCATTGAAAAAGCGCAAGCCGCCGTTGACGAAGAAAAAGCGAAAGAGCTCGAGCAAAAAATGCGTACGGCGACATTTACGCTCGATGACTTTTTAGAGCAGCTCGGGCAAGTGCGCAAGCTTGGGCCGCTTGATGAAATTTTAAAAATGCTGCCGGGTGCCAATAAAATCAAAGGATTGAACAACATCCAGATCGATGAAAAACAAATTAGCCGCGTCGAGGCGATTATTCGCTCGATGACGAAAGAAGAAAAAATGCATCCGGAAATTATTAACGGCAGCCGGAAAAAGCGGATTGCCAAAGGAAGCGGCACGTCCGTGCAGGAAGTCAACCGGCTGTTAAAGCAGTTTGACGAAATGAAAAAGATGATGAAAATGATGACCAATATGCCAAAAGGCAAGAAAAGAGGGTTTAAATTCCCATTTATGTAG
- the ftsY gene encoding signal recognition particle-docking protein FtsY: MSFFKKLKEKITKQADSVTEKFKQGLSKTRDSFAGRVNDLIARYRKVDEEFFEELEEILISADVGVTTVMDLIDELKMEVKRRNIQNPQEMQEVISEKLVEIYRGDDEEYGKSAALNIQKDGLTVILFVGVNGVGKTTTIGKLAHKLKTEGKTVMLAAGDTFRAGAIEQLEVWGERVGAEVIKQSAGSDPAAVVYDAIQAAKARGVDVLLCDTAGRLQNKVNLMKELEKVKRVIEREVPGAPHEVLLVLDATTGQNAMSQAKIFKEATNVTGIVLTKLDGTAKGGIVLAIRNELHIPVKFVGLGEKMDDLQPFDPEKYVYGLFADLFEEKSGQ, encoded by the coding sequence ATGAGTTTTTTCAAAAAGCTAAAAGAAAAAATTACAAAGCAAGCCGATTCGGTTACCGAAAAGTTTAAGCAAGGGCTTTCGAAAACGCGTGATTCGTTTGCAGGGCGCGTCAACGACTTAATCGCCCGTTATCGCAAAGTTGATGAAGAGTTTTTTGAGGAACTGGAAGAAATTTTAATTAGTGCCGATGTCGGTGTGACGACGGTCATGGATTTAATTGATGAGCTAAAAATGGAAGTGAAGCGCCGCAATATACAGAACCCGCAAGAAATGCAAGAAGTGATTTCCGAAAAGCTTGTCGAGATTTATCGCGGCGATGACGAAGAATATGGAAAGTCAGCGGCGTTAAATATCCAGAAAGACGGTTTGACGGTCATATTGTTTGTCGGAGTGAACGGCGTCGGAAAAACGACGACAATCGGCAAGCTTGCTCATAAGCTGAAAACGGAAGGAAAAACGGTGATGCTCGCGGCCGGCGATACGTTCCGCGCCGGTGCGATTGAACAACTCGAAGTTTGGGGCGAGCGCGTCGGCGCCGAAGTGATTAAGCAATCGGCCGGCTCTGACCCGGCAGCGGTTGTTTATGACGCTATCCAGGCGGCGAAAGCGCGCGGGGTGGACGTGCTTTTATGCGATACGGCCGGACGCTTGCAAAACAAAGTCAATTTAATGAAAGAACTTGAAAAAGTAAAACGTGTCATTGAACGGGAAGTTCCGGGAGCGCCGCATGAAGTATTGCTCGTGCTTGACGCGACAACCGGACAAAACGCCATGAGCCAGGCGAAAATTTTTAAAGAAGCAACGAACGTCACTGGCATCGTGCTGACGAAACTTGACGGCACGGCAAAAGGCGGCATCGTGCTGGCGATTCGCAACGAGCTTCATATTCCGGTGAAGTTTGTCGGCCTTGGCGAAAAAATGGATGATCTGCAGCCGTTTGATCCAGAAAAATATGTATATGGATTGTTTGCCGATTTATTTGAGGAGAAAAGCGGGCAATAA